The DNA region CAAGCCTCGTCAATGATGACTGTAAGTCCTTGCTCTACACTTTTCTCTTACTGCATGCTTATATATGTTGATGTGACGACAAAGTAGTTAAAGGGAACCATTGTTTTTCTAATCTTTCAACAAAAGTAAAACAGTCGCTAGGCAGATTTGCGAAAATAATTTTGGTTGAAAGTACCTCATTCCTATTCTTTTACAAAGGactatgtaatatttgtttctgGGAATTTCCTTCCATAGAAGTTTGATTTTATCATGtcaatttaattgatattttgtatttactaTGAGTAACTAATGTTTTAGTCCCTATCACTCTTCATACTATTATGAATTCTGATACTATTTCTCTCGATAATAATTCATACTACACACATGTTGAGTAAAGTAAATCATCTTTTGTAAATATTCTCATATATTATTATGAGATATTGTATTTTCCAGTATACCATTGGAAAGCTTCCATTCTTGGACCGGTATGTAGTATTTttcatactgtaaaccaactttctttcgcgtgttgtttattttcgcgaatttcgcaaTCAatgtaaattcgcgaaagtttatctcggCGAATTTATATTTTCCACATATTTCCTTTCAATTTCAAGTCTGTTAAACTTCATCTCCCCGgaaatgttttgaaacggaaatcgcgaaattaagttgtcacgaaagaaaattgttttacaGTAATTGACTCTCTTAGTTATTGTTAATGCGATGCTATTccatatgaaattattttagaaCAAGAGAttgaaaaataaagtttttagGTATATCTGTACGAAAAAGGACGTGATTGTTTACATATTGCAAATGAGATTGTGTGATGTCATTATATAGCATATGGCATATCGTAAAATAATACAAGGcttttcaaaatgtgaaacaTGAAAGCATCATTTGACtgtaatattattatatgaaatcATGTTAATATATAGAGCGTAAAAGAGACCCGATTTCAGATTTGACGcatttttatatctatattaacCTAAAGGAAGGAACACCCTATGCCGATGGAACCTTTGAGTTAGACATCAGATTTCCTGCCGAATATCCATTTAAACCACCAcaggtaagtcagcatgtcacATTGGCGTGTGGCTTTGTTGCGTTGTCGCATTGGCGGATAACTTGTGTCGCATTATCGCGTTGTCCCGGCCGTGCGACAATGCAAGATGGCAGATTTAAGTCTCCATACATAATATTACCGGATATAAGTTATTTTTTCACGGGATGCTATTTTTACGATTTCGGTCATTTTATCTGCTTTGTATCTGCAAAATGTCGAGAAATGGTTTAATATTTTCTATTCTTATTTAAAATGAAGAGATTTTCACTAGCGAAAATATCATACTTTCAAAGATTCTATAATCCATGGTGATTCGTAAATGttcttattaatttttttaattttttttttcatctatcAGGTTTGCATAACATAACTTTGCTTTGTTTTGCATCTTTGCTTAAAAAGTAAATAGCCAACGGTAAAGCTACCGTCGATGTTTTGTGATAGATTACTAATTTAACAATTCGATGAATCACTTTCATCAATTAGAATGTGACGAATGATGTTGTTTAGTTTAAGTTTCAGTGTTAGATCTTTTGCTTTCCATGGctcgaattttacattttttgtcacttgctaaaaatagcaagtgccctaaatttttacttgatgaaatatatttctacttataattaatatccgtattcaaattacagttatgttgtatataaaatcctttatttttgcatgaGGATGTGAGATGTATAAgtaaacaatgtatatatacaacattattgGAAAAAACTGGGTCCCCATATTCCTATTacaacaatttttcacaataattatgtcatttttacagttatccctgataaaaaccacttgctaaaataagcaagtgtatattttttccacttgctattctggtatatctacctgcaaaaagcaagtaaaacagcctgaaattCGAGCCCTGCTTTCATAAGCAACTGACACATGCTATCTAAAACATCTGATTACTAACTAGCGTTGATCCTCATAACTTAAATAACATCGCTCGATATTcaaagggttactatcactgtctttatATTCACCCCTGTACTAAGTCATAGCAGTACTTAATGATTTTTGTTCGACAACAGAGGAAATAATTTGGTCCTATAATGTACATAAATGCCATCAAAAGAATCTAATAACGGCACAATGTATGGCTTATAAATTGTGGCGTCGCTCTatgaaattttcaaaggaaGCCAGTGTAGGCTTGTGAGACTGTTTTCTCCTGAAATGTTTTCAAGACATAGTTCAGTGATAAAAAATCTCTGGGATATCGACGATGGGcaatataatgacagtgatattaacccctgtAGTGTCGAGGAAGATAACATTATACTTCTGTTATACGTTTTccttaaacatgaaaataaaaccagataaagtttgaaaacaaaatctaCCACCCAAATATCAGCGTTAACGGTCAGATCTGTATGGATATCCTGAGGTCAAAGTGGTCAGCCGCCAATACGGTTATCACAGGTAAGGCTTGAGCAGTATgtagttaaagttatatgtgccgtaactgtattgttctgggcgaaaattttgacgtgctattttttcatcgttaatctattaaaaaccataaggtttgatgaagaaagctgtaaaaatcattcagatggcttcagatgacttataaacgttagttataacacagaaattttgtactgtaaagttgttgttttcatgccttaatatgtttaaatggaaacatacctgcagaaatcactttacaattaccgacaacattgtaaaaatgtgtaatgaaactatagaccacaatttggcttcatgttctgaccgtatgtactcatttcacttcactattgatgtaaataaatgatttttggcagtactgccaaaattcattttcagctcttatttgtacatgtaaaattaaaacctatgcattgaaagtactgtaattttcaaaaagttggtaaattttggtgatgaataacatattaaaaactcatcttgattcgcgagtatgaaaaatacggcacatataactttaactgtAGTAGTATAACTTGGCTGTGTTGTTCTGATCACATCCCGAGAATGGTCTTTGATTGAGATTTATGTCTCCAGGTGGCAATGAGATGAACATACAgtacatattttatgtttctaaaattaaaaaaaagtcacTTTTAAggtttaattaacattaaatttttAACTTCTTTGTTGTCGAGTTTCTTGCATATTTTAGTACCAAATGTATCATATCAGTCGGAATTCTCAAATAATTTGATTGAAGGACTTTATCAGAGTCCATGAAAAAGCAtatcatattaatatattttgctaaaattttgttttatcaatttataaGCTTGGTTTTCCGTTTtggttttaaatattgattggTTTTCACGATGAAAAGATATATGTAATCAGGATTTTATTCAACCAAAATCGCAATGagatttaatatttcaaatgcagAGTGTAAAGAGAGCCACATTATATACATggatatatatcttttaataCTTTTTCAGTGTTATTATCAATAAGTTCCTTGATAGCAGACCCGAACCCACACGACCCTTTTGTACCGGAAATTGCCGAAGTTTACATTAAAGATCACGAAAAGTTCATAGACACAGCCAAAGAATGGACCAGACTTTACGCATGTGCAGATGCAACGTCTGAACCGGAAGTGACAGAATCGAACTCACAGTCGATAAATGATGAATCATCAGAAATTATCTGCAGTGAATGATGACAATGCCTATAACTCCATCAAATTGTTATCCAAGACACTTAATGACATGCACATTCTTGGATCTGCAGGGCATTCGTTGGTATCATGGAATGGAGATTTTAGTTTCTTAACGATCTGACTGCCATACTAATTATTAATACAGTTGTAAAACTAACGCCTTGCTTTTATGACCATAATTTTGAGCATACCAGGGTATATTTTAGAATTTCATTTTAGCGCTTTTTGCAAGTTTTAGCTAGATATGATTTTTTCATTGTGTCGTTATTATATTATTGCTATTATAGAATTCGAATACACGAATATATAATTGTGCTTAcatgatttattaaatatataaataaataaaactttactacggaagcgtattaggctcacgtacgaaaatattttttaggatagcgaaaatgttttatttggcggccgccacttaattgatctggcggccgccacttaattatctggcggccgccacttaatttatctggcggccgccatataattatatggcggcccccaaataaaacattttcgttatcctgaaaaatattGTCGTACGTGAGCCTAAAACGCTTACGTACTTTACTCCTCTTAGgctaaattgtttttttttatatttggacACCTCAATATGATTTTTGTTAACATGCTACAAAACTCTTGAATTGCCATAGCCACTGCTTGCTTAAACATTATTAACAATTGAGGTCTATAAAGAGCGTCTGTGATTTGATGCAATACTAAACTACTAATTTACCATTTTCATGGTATTCTTCTCCTTGTTCCTGCTACGTTTCAAATCTTCTTTAAATGACATATTTGAGGCATTCTTGACTTTTAGAACGTTAATATCAAAATTGGGTAGTATATGTGGCTATCAACAGACGGACACGCCCAGTTATAGCTGTTGGATGTCGATATGATAACTGTCTATATCAGTCTGTAACAGAATTTACTAGACATTGCCTTATTTTTCTCTGtataattttttacattttcgtGAACTTTTATCACTACCGGGTTTTGCTTCAAAGCTTTGACATAACTATGATTTTGTGTACTTAGAGCATCTTGATAGATTCTGGATTAtcactttttatttaatatttgattacctttcaaaatattatctagttttttatattctattttatgttaattatatgtttttcaTTATACTTTTCTGCATAATAAAGAATTTTCTttgtcaaaaagaaaaaaaacccaaaaaaccaacaactaatgaatgaaaataaaagtagCATCCCTTCCAGGTGTAGCATCCTCACAAAACTGTACAACAAGTTTGTTCTATTTCAACGTGAATATGTTACTTTGATCTGAAAGGTGAAGTTTGAAACCAAAATCTACCATAGACACATCAGAGACGGAGAGATATGTATAGACATTCTATATTCTAAGTGGCGGTCTAcatttacagtaaatacaggtaaGAACTTAAGATTTAAACGTTCCCTCAAATTTCGTTCTATTGTTATTGTGTTAATGGGAAATTTGATTGGACTAAATTATTTTCTGGATTAGATTTAATGTATcaattaaatacaataaatcTTATCTTCAGATTAATTGCTCCTTTTTCATACGTTTATTGGTAATGTCTCGCATTCATTAAAAGCTAAATGTCGTGAGAGGTTAATAtacattgtgttttatttatttatcataactaattatttttttctcatcggttttttttttttttttttttttttttttgcgaaacTTCCACGTTGTCTTCTTGCAAATTGCATCTATGAAGAAAGTGTAAAGGATAcaagtattataaatatatatcaacttAAGACTTGTTAAAGCCACATTTTTGTATCATTGATGTTAATTGATATTTTccttttgtatgtttgtatcttttttgtatTGACGTTATTAATTTTTTCGTTTCAGTCATGCTCGCAATAAGTACTCTATTGACCGACCCACACCATCAAGATCCGGATTTCGCTGTGACAGCAAGAGAATGGACAGTCATGCATGCACGTCACACACGTGAACAGGATTATATTAGCTGATAGCTTTACCGTTGATTGGTTcgataaaacaataataataaaaaataacaattaaagaacaaattataaaaagatggatatactgtatatacatatgtatgtctaaaacaaaattataaaaaaatcgttATCTGGACCCCTTCACTTTTCTGGAACCTCTTGACAAGGTAATATTAGACATAGTACCAGGTGCGACAGAAGAGGAAGCGTTCAC from Argopecten irradians isolate NY chromosome 5, Ai_NY, whole genome shotgun sequence includes:
- the LOC138323928 gene encoding uncharacterized protein isoform X3 gives rise to the protein MGSARRLKKELMMMSEESLENCSASLVNDDLYHWKASILGPEGTPYADGTFELDIRFPAEYPFKPPQVKFETKIYHRHIRDGEICIDILYSKWRSTFTVNTVMLAISTLLTDPHHQDPDFAVTAREWTVMHARHTREQDYIS
- the LOC138323928 gene encoding uncharacterized protein isoform X1 gives rise to the protein MGSARRLKKELMMMSEESLENCSASLVNDDLYHWKASILGPEGTPYADGTFELDIRFPAEYPFKPPQIKFENKIYHPNISVNGQICMDILRSKWSAANTVITVLLSISSLIADPNPHDPFVPEIAEVYIKDHEKFIDTAKEWTRLYACADATSEPEVTESNSQSINDESSEIICSE
- the LOC138323928 gene encoding ubiquitin-conjugating enzyme E2 D2B-like isoform X2 produces the protein MMMSEESLENCSASLVNDDLYHWKASILGPEGTPYADGTFELDIRFPAEYPFKPPQIKFENKIYHPNISVNGQICMDILRSKWSAANTVITVLLSISSLIADPNPHDPFVPEIAEVYIKDHEKFIDTAKEWTRLYACADATSEPEVTESNSQSINDESSEIICSE